Within Phaeodactylum tricornutum CCAP 1055/1 chromosome 15, whole genome shotgun sequence, the genomic segment GTATGAATCTAGACGACAGAGTTTCCCTCCCTTCTCCACCGTCACCTGGGTAAAGCAATGTTGAAGTGTAGAGGGGAAGGGCGAAGACTCTCCGGATCCCAAATAGTGTAGAACATCTCCCGGAATGGATACCGTCACCACTGTGGCATCGGCAAAGCCGGcgcgacgaagaagagacACGAACAGTTCCGATTTGGGTGTACAGTGTCCACGCTGACGTTGCAGTGTATAGTCCGCCGTTGCCAGGTCAAATTGACGAGTGAAACCAAAGGGAATATCGCGCACAAAATCGTGCAAGGCCACGGCCAGATCGCGTCCCACGAGACCTTGGGCCTGCATAGAAGACACGACGCTCGCAACCGACGTCCAGTTTTTCATCGACAAGATCTCAACTTCTTCTGTGATTTGAGGTGAGTTCTATGTTGTGAACGTTCAGAATGGCCTTGTCAATGGACATttttactcactgtcaggagCTGGAAGCCGTGTTCATTTTTCCTGTCGTGGTCACCCAGGAACAGGATAGAAGCTTGTACCATTAGACCAACAAATAAAACTTCACGAATAGTTTCTAAAAGGGCGGTTCCATCACacgtcacagtcacagtcagttgcgGTGGCCTTCGCGCACGGGGGAAGACAGACAAAAATTAGTTCCCATGCCTTGTATTTAACTTCATAACCCAATACCCGAGCCCAATCAAGACCGTGTCTTCGCGAGAAGATGCTCCAGTTCGAGGACACTCGTTTCATCGTCTAATTAAATCACAATGGCCAACACCATACAAGCCGACATGTGAGCGCAACTATTGGTATGACGCGCATCTACACTCCAGAATGACGACAGAGTCGGAAACACTAGTACCAGATGTCCGACCGAATCGACGGCAATTGCGTGTGCGCAAACGAAGTCGACCGGACAATGGCTTTGTACGTCTGTCACCATCTGTTGTGCTAGATCTTATTCGTCAACCGCAAGTCTCCTTACTGTTACTTCCTCCGctcgaaaaagaacaattACCGGACGCTGGCGTTTGGACCATCCAAAACGATCTCGTCACAACATCCCCATCATGCAGATCGGGAGTCGAGTTCCTCCCACTGCGTATCGAAGTCGTAGATCGTGGAAAGATACTATTTGGTTCCTACAACGGTGGTGATGTGAACGAAAGTGAAGCTCTTTCAAAAGGTTAGCTTGATAGTTGTGTTCAAATTTATTCGCCTTTGCAAGTCAATGATCGAATCAGTGATACTTGTCACTACCACAGAATCTACATGTGTTGAAGATACCATACTGTTGCCTTCCTACTGAGACTTGCTGGCTTTGAGCCAGATCCGAAATGCTTTCTTGCTGTGAAATGTTTTGGCGTATAGTTCCTAATGCATGTCTTTCTCCTCTTATGTTCATAGATGTCATTAGTTTACCTGGATTctttgatttggaagaaaatgaacTGGTGACAATAGAGGTTTTGCCATTCGTCGCCAATGCACCCGAGCTCTGGGTGGAACCGTTGACGACCGCTGATTGGAAACGTTTGGAACGGGGGGCATCCTGTTTAGAAGATGGAGAGTTTTTGCGTCAAATCACTGTCGTCTATAGCGGGCAAATTTTGtctctgacagtgagtccaTCAGAAACAGCCCAAGTTCGAGTATTGACTAGAAATTTTGTGCCCCCCGAGGagccttctttttggccCGAGGATTTGAATGACCGCCCGACTCGATCCCGCATATCTCACTACAGCCTTCGATTAGTGGCGAGTACGCAAGTGGTTATAGTTCCCAAGGTC encodes:
- a CDS encoding predicted protein → MKNWTSVASVVSSMQAQGLVGRDLAVALHDFVRDIPFGFTRQFDLATADYTLQRQRGHCTPKSELFVSLLRRAGFADATVVTVSIPGDVLHYLGSGESSPFPSTLQHCFTQVTVEKGGKLCRLDSYVIDPPLFQAARERLKVTGRHAGYGIHKEATNEWDGSQDAFCQYVPSTQTSHLEFCMNSTNEVVSRPNYLHSGFTRLLRIPIIGWPAGAWLETQSKVFDRLRNRISIE